ATCAACGCCTCGACCGTATGCTCCGAAACCTGTTCGTGGACACAGGAATCGAACACTCTTTCCAGATCCACCGCCGACAACGCGTCCAGCTCCGCGGCGGCCGCGGTGAACAACGCGTCGTGACCGGGATACGGGCGGCCGTCGGCGATCTTCTGCGCCCAGGTGACATTGCAGCAGCATTCGTACAGGGCGTGGATGGCGCGAACGCGCGAGAGAGAATGAAACCGGTCCAGGCCGATTCCGTGATGCATCGACATCATGCCTCACAAACGGGAAGCGCAGATTGTGCGGACCCGCTAATCGTCCGCCGGACAGCCGCCGGAAAACACTGGGACGCAGCAGATTTAGCACAGGATTTACACCGGGCCACCGGGCCCGCGACACCCCCGATACGCTGGACCGATGACCGAATGGAAGGCTTTCGAGGTCGAAAGCAAGGACCACATCGCGCAGGTGACGCTCACCGGCCCCGGCAAGGGCAATGCCATGGGCCCCGACTTCTGGCGCGAACTGCCGCTCGTCTTCGGCGAACTCGACGCCGACCCGCAGGTGCGGGCCATCGTGCTCACCGGCTCCGGCAAGCACTTCAGCTACGGGCTGGACCTGCCCGCCATGAGCCCGCTGTTCGGCCCGCTGCTGGCCGACAAGGCTCTCGCGGCGCCGCGCACCGACTTCCTCAAGCACGTGCGCGAGATGCAGCAGTCGGTCACCGCCGTGGCCGACTGCACCAAGCCGGTCATCGCCGCCGTCTCCGGGTGGTGCATCGGCGGCGGCCTGGACCTGATCGCGGCCGCCGACATTCGGCTGGCCAGCGCCGACGCCACATTCAGCCTGCGCGAGGCCAAGGTGGCGATCGTCGCCGACATCGGCTCGCTGCACCGGCTGCCGGGGATCATCGGCGAGGGGCATGTGCGGGAGCTCGCCTTCACCGGCAAGGACATCGACGCGGCGCGGGCCGAGAAGATCGGGCTGGTCAACGACGTGTACGCGGATCAGGATGCGGTGCTGGACGCGGCCCACGCGCTGGCGCGGGAGATCGCGGGTAACCCGCCGCTGGTGGTGCAGGGGATCAAGGATGTGCTGGATCAGCCCAAGCGCGGGAAGGTGGCCGACGGGCTGCGGTAC
This sequence is a window from Nocardia yunnanensis. Protein-coding genes within it:
- a CDS encoding 2-oxo-4-hydroxy-4-carboxy-5-ureidoimidazoline decarboxylase, translating into MHHGIGLDRFHSLSRVRAIHALYECCCNVTWAQKIADGRPYPGHDALFTAAAAELDALSAVDLERVFDSCVHEQVSEHTVEALIPLVRARLYTLLGPEEGYPEY
- a CDS encoding crotonase/enoyl-CoA hydratase family protein; protein product: MTEWKAFEVESKDHIAQVTLTGPGKGNAMGPDFWRELPLVFGELDADPQVRAIVLTGSGKHFSYGLDLPAMSPLFGPLLADKALAAPRTDFLKHVREMQQSVTAVADCTKPVIAAVSGWCIGGGLDLIAAADIRLASADATFSLREAKVAIVADIGSLHRLPGIIGEGHVRELAFTGKDIDAARAEKIGLVNDVYADQDAVLDAAHALAREIAGNPPLVVQGIKDVLDQPKRGKVADGLRYVSVWNSAFLPSEDLTEAIQAVFEKRPPEFKGK